A single region of the Solwaraspora sp. WMMD406 genome encodes:
- a CDS encoding YbaB/EbfC family nucleoid-associated protein, with the protein MDTQSLRARADELMAQFERMRSGVGELQQKLRSVSATVTSDDGLVTATVGPRGQVIKVEFDPRIYRRPNSKELSATVTETIRRATDKAMAQVEELCRPLLPDAQFQAHMDHDLEGIFRQLDADLPGDDRT; encoded by the coding sequence GTGGACACGCAGTCGTTGCGGGCCCGGGCCGACGAGCTGATGGCGCAGTTCGAGCGGATGCGTTCCGGAGTCGGCGAGTTGCAGCAGAAGCTCAGGTCGGTGTCGGCCACGGTCACCTCCGACGACGGGCTGGTCACGGCCACGGTCGGGCCGCGCGGGCAGGTGATCAAGGTCGAGTTCGATCCGAGGATCTACCGGCGTCCCAACTCGAAGGAACTGTCCGCCACCGTGACCGAGACGATCCGGCGGGCGACCGACAAGGCGATGGCGCAGGTCGAGGAGCTGTGCCGGCCGTTGCTTCCCGACGCCCAGTTCCAGGCACACATGGATCACGACCTGGAGGGCATCTTTCGTCAGCTCGACGCGGACCTACCGGGAGATGATCGGACGTGA
- the mycP gene encoding type VII secretion-associated serine protease mycosin produces the protein MAAPGSCRSPVDPGQPIPQLPWHQRWLNAERVWPFSTGAGVRVAVVDSGVDDDHPQLAGQVATGFDALGDEPGGNVDCVSHGTAVASVIAARPVDGIGFHGLAPDVEILPVRVSERVSQQSGDDSRDGGPTVTAARFAQAIRWAVDNDADVINMSVTQYLPDSRVRDAITYALAEDVVVVAAAGNLHQSGERPDPPPFPAAYDGVLGVGAIDQQGLRVDNSQIGPYVDLVAPGGAVVAATRRSGHDVWSGTSFATPMVAATAALVRAAQPELTAAEVVHRILATVDPAAGAPEAGYGIGVVNPYRAVTERLTGQPPVAIAPMPDIPQDPAAIARAEHWSRLSQLAVGGAAGMAGVVAVVTVAVLMLPRGRRRRWRSTRHVPAPVAAVDVDEPDEAFFRVPGPPRPD, from the coding sequence CTGGCCGCCCCCGGTTCCTGCCGGTCACCGGTCGATCCGGGCCAGCCGATCCCCCAGCTCCCCTGGCACCAGCGGTGGCTCAACGCGGAACGGGTATGGCCGTTCAGCACCGGCGCCGGGGTACGGGTAGCGGTCGTCGACTCCGGAGTCGACGACGACCATCCGCAGCTCGCCGGGCAGGTGGCGACCGGTTTCGACGCGCTCGGCGACGAGCCGGGCGGCAATGTCGACTGTGTGTCCCACGGCACGGCGGTGGCCAGTGTCATCGCCGCCCGGCCGGTGGACGGCATCGGCTTCCACGGGCTGGCCCCGGACGTGGAGATCCTGCCGGTACGGGTCAGCGAACGGGTCAGCCAGCAGTCCGGCGACGACAGCCGCGACGGCGGTCCGACCGTGACCGCCGCCCGGTTCGCCCAGGCGATCCGCTGGGCGGTCGACAACGACGCCGACGTGATCAACATGTCGGTCACCCAGTACCTGCCGGACTCGCGGGTACGGGACGCGATCACGTACGCCCTCGCCGAGGACGTCGTGGTGGTCGCCGCCGCCGGTAACCTGCACCAGTCCGGGGAGCGCCCCGACCCGCCACCGTTCCCGGCCGCGTACGACGGGGTGCTCGGCGTGGGCGCGATCGACCAGCAGGGACTGCGGGTGGACAACTCCCAGATCGGCCCGTACGTCGACCTCGTCGCTCCGGGTGGTGCCGTGGTGGCCGCCACCCGACGGTCCGGGCACGACGTCTGGAGCGGGACCAGTTTCGCCACGCCGATGGTGGCCGCGACCGCGGCGCTGGTCCGAGCCGCCCAGCCGGAACTGACCGCGGCCGAGGTGGTGCATCGAATTCTCGCCACGGTGGATCCGGCCGCTGGCGCGCCGGAGGCGGGCTACGGGATCGGCGTGGTCAACCCATACCGGGCGGTGACGGAACGGCTCACGGGGCAGCCGCCGGTGGCGATCGCCCCGATGCCGGACATACCGCAGGATCCGGCGGCGATCGCCCGAGCGGAGCACTGGTCGCGGCTGAGTCAGCTGGCGGTCGGTGGCGCGGCGGGCATGGCGGGCGTCGTGGCCGTGGTGACGGTGGCGGTCCTGATGTT